Sequence from the Coriobacteriia bacterium genome:
CCTCGGCGACGACGATGTCGGCACCATAGGTCGCTGGGGGCTCCATGACGCCGAGCAGTATCGGATTGGTGCCGACGACCAGCAGTGCCCCGGCCTCGTGCGCCAGCTCGCCCAGGGCGCCGAGGTCGTCGAGCGTCCCGTAGAACGTCGGCGAGGCGACCATGATCGCCGCGACGTCGTCGGCCAACTCGGCGGCAAGCGCCTCGACATCCGCCAGACCGTCCGCGCCGGCGACCTCGGTCACGGTCACGGTGCCCGCTTCGACGTACGTGGCGAGCGTCTGCCGCCACTCGGGATGCACCGACTGCGACACCAAGACGCGCTGCCGCTTGGTCACCCGGCACGCCATGAGCGCCGCCTCGGCGAAGGCCGTCGCGCCGTCATACATCGATGCGTTCGCGACCTCCATGCCGGTGAGCTGGCAGATCATCGACTGATACTCATAGATGGCCTGCAGGGTGCCCTGGCTCACCTCCGGCTGGTACGGCGTGTACGCCGTGAAGAACGCCGGCTTGCTGATGACTGCATCGACGACCGCCGGCACGTAGTGGTCGTAGCATCCGCCGCCCAGGAAGGACACCACATCGCTTGCGTCGGTATTCGCCTTTGCCAGCGACATCAGATGTGCCGAGAGCTCGACCTCGCCCATCGGCTCGGGCAATGCGAGAGGACGCGCGAGCCGCGCGTCCTCGGGCACATCGGCGAACAGGTCATCGACCGAACCGACACCCACGCGTGCGAGCATGTGCGCCTGGTCTTCGCAGGTCACCGGGATGAAGCGCATAGGTCAGGCTTCTTCTGCGAGGAACGCCTCGTAGCCGTCGGCATCCATCATGCCGTCGACCTCGGCGGGGTCGGACAGCATGACTTTGATCATCCAACCGTCGCCGTAGGGCTCGGCGTTCACGGTCTCGGGCGCGTCGTCGAGCGCGTCGTTGACCTCGACGATCTCACCGGACACGGGCGAATAGAGCTCGGAGACCGACTTCACGGACTCCACCTCGCCGAAGGTGTCACCAGCGTTGATCGGGTCGCCGGCCTTTGGCAGATCCACGTACACGACCTCGCCGAGCTGGTCCTGCGCGAAATGCGAGATGCCGATCGTTGCCACGTCACCGTCGATGCGCACCCACTCGTGCTCGCGGTCGTACTTCAGGTCCTTGGGATACATGGGACTCTCATGCTCCTTCGCAGCCGGGCGCTTACGACCGGGTGGCCGAAAGCGACGTGTCCTTCACGAACGGCGGGCGCGTGACGACCGCCGGAACCACCTTGCGCCTAACCTCGATCGTAAGCTCCGTTCCCTCGGCAGCAAGCGCCACCGGCACGTAGGCGGTCGCGATGCCGTGACCGAGGGTCGGCGAGAACGTGCCGCTTGCCACCTTACCGACCGCGTCACTGCCGTGCAACACGGTGTAGCCGTGCCGTGGCACACCCTCGGAGACCGTGAGCCCGACCAGTTTGTTCTCCGGGCCGGCCTCGCGCACCCGGGCGATCGCCTCGGCCCCGATGAAGCCTGTCTTGGCCTTCGGCACGACCCAGCCCAGACCCGCCGAGACGGGATCGACCCCGCGGTCCATGTCGCTGCCGTAGAGCGGATAGCCCATCTCCAACCGCAGCGTGTCTCTCGCGCCCAGGCCACACGGCGTCACCTCGGGGAAGCTGAGCAGCATCCGCCACACGGCGACAGCCTGGGCCTCGTGGCAGAACAGCTCGACACCGTCCTCGCCGGTGTACCCGGTTCGCGCCGCCAGTACGCCGATGCCACCGAGCGTCGCTTCGGCGAGTTCGAAACGCTGGGGCGCGACCCACCCCTCCTCGGCGAGCTCACGCACGACCGAGAGTGCGTGCGGCCCCTGCACCGCGATGAGCGCCGTCCGGTCGCTCTCGTCTACCGCCTCGACACCGTCGGGAAGGTGCGACGTGATCCAGTCCCAGTCGGTCTCGCGATTCGACGCGTTGGCGACGATGAGGTACTCGGCATCCCCCGAGTGATAGACGATGAGATCGTCGATGATGCCTCCGTCGTCGTCGCACATCATCGTATACAAAGCGCTCCCCACCTCGTCGATCTTGTCGAGGTCGTTGGTGATGATCCGCTGGAGCGCCGGCTTCGCACCCGTGCCGAAGAACCGAAACTCCCCCATGTGCGAAACGTCGAAGATGCCAACATCGCTGCGGACGGCGTTGTGCTCCTCGATGATGCCGGCGTACTGCACGGGCATCTGCCAGCCCGCGAAGTCGACCATGCGGGCGCCGAGCGCGACGTGTTCCTCGTACAACGGTGTCTGGCGAGTGCCCTCCGTCATGTACGCTCCTCTCACAGCACGGGAACAGCGGAGGCCTGCAGGTCCCCGCCGAACACCCTGCGCCACAATCGTGTGAACCAGATGCCGGCCGCATCCCAGGCGTCCGGTGCTGGAACATCGCCCGCCGCCACGATCGGCACCTGCGCGAGCAGTCGCTCCCCTTGAACCACCGTCAGCGTCCCGAGGCGCTGACCGGCAACGACCGGAGCCTCGACCTCGCCGATCATGTCAACGCGGCTGACGACCTCTCCGTCGAGGTCGAAGACCGACACCACCGCGTCCTCGGCCACCTTGGCGGTGACCGTGCGATCGAGGTAGTCGGTCACCGGCACGAGTCCAGCTGTCGTCTCCTTCGCAGCCACCTGAGTCTCAGCGTAGTGCGCGAAACCCCAGTCGAGAAGCGTGCGCGCCTGCTCGAACCGGGCGTCCTCGGACGACGTCCCGAGCACCACTGCGATGAACGAGACGCTCCCTCGTTGTGCCGAGGCGACGAGGCAGTAGCCAGCGTCGCTCGTCCATCCCGTCTTGACGCCTGTGGCTCCTTCGTATGTTCCCAGTAGCTTGTTCGAGCTTTCGAACGTGGTGGTGCGCCCACCCGCCGTCACGTTGACACGCAGCATGTTCACGATCGCCGCGAAGCGCGGATCGGCCATCGCAACGGTAGTGAGCGTGGCGAGATCCGCCGCCGACGTGTGGTGGCCGTCTTCATCGAGACCGTGGGGATTCGTGAACGCCGTCTCCGACAGACCCAGTGCGACAGCCTTCTCGTTCATGAGCGCCACGAAGGCGTCCTCGTCACCGGCCACATGCTCGGCGAGCGCTAACGCAGCGTCATTGCCCGAGCGCACCAGCATCGCCTCGAGTAGCTGCTGCACGGTGTAGCTCTCCCCGGCAACGAGACCCGCTTCGGCCTCCCCCACCCCGGCGGCACCTCCCGTCACCGTGACCCGTTCGGTCAGCTCGGTCCGGTCCAGAACCACCAGCGCGGTCATGATCTTCGTCGTGGAGGCCATAGCGCGCTCTGCGCCTGCGTCGCGGTCCCACAGCGTCCGCCCGTCAGCGGTGCGAAGAACACCCGCAGGCATAGATACCGCGGGCACAGCAGCGGCCAGCGCAGGATCGGCGTCGATCGACACCCCGCCCACCGATTCGGCGGCCGAAGCCCCCATTGAGCCTGCTCCGAGACACGCGCAGACGAGACAAAACGCTATCATGAACCAGAGCACACGAGCGGATGGTTCGGGGGCACGGTACACGTGCGACTCCTTCTCGTACGCGATCGGTGGGGGCATCGTGATTGTACGGTTTCGCGGTCTGACACGCACGCGCGGCGTCTGCTGTGCCAGACGCATGCTCAACTCCAACGGTATGAATGCCGACACTGTGCCTAGGACGCCGGGCACGGAGGCATCACTGACGTCCTCACGACTGTAGGAGAGACAGATGACTCGACGCGCGACCGCACTACGATGCGATCAGGGGTTCACTCTGCTCGAGGTCATCTTCGTCGTGCTCATCATGTCCATCCTCCTCGGCATCGCCATCGCGACGTTCGTAGCCTCGACCGGTGCTGCCAATGCGGCTGCATGCAGAAGCAACCAGGACGCTCTCAACCAGGCCGTGACGATCGCCGCCAGTACCGGCGAGCCCGCCGATGAGCTTGCCGACCTTGAGCCATACATCAAGAACTTCGACGACAAGACCACCTGTCCCGAGGACAGGACCCCACTAGAATTCGATGCCATAACAGGCATCATCTCATGCCCCAACCACCGGTAGTGACCAGCGCGCCAGGCCAAAGGAGGCCGTACGTGAAGTACTCGCACTTCGAGGCACTCGCCCTCGTCCTGGGAACCGGCGCGATCATCGCGAGCATCTTCATAGCTCCGACTGTCGCCCCACAGGCAGCGGAGATCACCGCGCAACTCCTGCTCATACTCGTACTGGCGGGCGCACTCCACTGGGGACGCAACGGCGGATTCCTCGCAACGCTCGTGGCGATAGCGGTCTACGTGGCGATGCGCGTGCCACTGCTGCAGGACCAGGGCCTCTCGAACGATGTCCTCACCCTTCTTGCGACGCGCTCCGTCACCTACGCGATCGTGGGTGTCGTCGGCGGCGAGCTCTCCGCACGCATCAAGTACCTTTTCGCGAGGCTCGAGAACGACAGCCTCATCGACCCCCAAACGGGCGTCTACAGCGCCCGCTATGCGGCTGACGCGATCATCTCGGGCGTCGGGCAGTGGGAGCGCTACAAGACCGAGTACTCGGTCGTGACCATCAACCTTGCCCAGGGCGTATTCGCGGCCCTCAAGGCGAAGGACGTCAGACACCTCATGCGCCAGGTCGCGGGATATGTGCGCAACGACATCCGCATGGTCGACGATCTTGCCGCCGGTGCGACCGGGACATTCTACGTGCTGCTGCCCCGCACTGACGGCGTCGGCGCCGTGGTCGTGGCCGAACGACTCGCGTCAGGCGTGCGAGGTCTCTTTGACGCACGAGATGAGCCTGTCACAGTCACAATGCTCAGCGCGTCCAGTGGTGCGCCAGAGCTCAAGAAGCTTGCCGACGCGCTGAATCCAGCTGCAGCCGAGATCACGCCTCTCGACGTCACCGGTGACCGCCGCCGTCAGACCGATCCGAGTCAGGACCCGGTGGCGTAGATCTCGTCCTCGTTCAGGACGCGCATACCAGCACGGCGCAGCGCCTCGGTGACCGCGGCGACATCCTCGACGCGAAACACATCGATCGCCGAGTTACCGTTCGGCTCCACGAAGCAGTAGGCGTACTCCACGTTGGCGCCGACGCCACCGATCACCTCAAGGACGTCCGCGAGACCACCGGGCCGGTCGGGCACCTCCACCGCAATCACGTTCCCGACGCTCACGCTGAAGCCCGCAGCCTCGAGCGCGCGACGCGCAGTGTCCGGACGGTCGCAGATGATGCGCACGATGCCGAACTCGGCCGTGTCGGCCACCATGAGGGCCCGCATGTTCACACCCGAATCGCCGAGGGCCCGTGTGAGCCCCGCCAGTCTGCCGGGGCTGTTCTCCAGGAACACCGTCAGCTGCATAACCATCGGCTACTCACTCCCCTCGTTGCGCAGGTCGACAACGCGCTTGGCCTTGCCTTCCGAACGCTGGATCGACTTCGGTTCGACAAGCTTCACGGCGAGGTTCACTGCAAGCGATGATGCGATCTCGGCGGCGACTCGATTGCGCAGCCGCTCGAGCGTCTTCACCTCGTCGAACGACACATCGTGCCCGACCTCGACGTGAACCTCAACGTGGTCCATGCTCCCACGCTTCGAGAGCACGACCTGGTAGTGCGGCGCGACACCGGGAATGCCGACGAGCACCTGCTCGATCTGGCTCGGGTAGACGTTAACGCCCCGGATGATGAGCATGTCGTCCGTTCGGCCGGTGATCCGCTCCATGCGGCGGAAGGTGCGCCCGCAGGCACACTCGCCGGTGACGATGCGGGAGATGTCCCGCGTGCGATAGCGCACGAGAGGTATCCCCTGCTTGGTGATCGTGGTGAAGACGACCTCGCCCTGCTCGCCATCCGGCACCGGGCGCAGCGTTTCAGGGTCAAGGATCTCGATGATGAAGTGGTCCTCGTTCACGTGCAGTCCGTGCTGCTCGGTGCACTCGGCCGCCACACCGGGACCCATGACCTCGGACAGGCCGTAGATGTCGATGGCCTTGAGACCGAGAATCTCCTCGATCTGCGTCCGCATGCTCTCGCTCCACGGCTCCGCCCCGAATATCCCAGCCCTAATAGGCAGCTCCCGGATGTCGATCCCCATCTCAGTGGCGGTCTCGCCGATCAGCAGCGCGTAGCTCGGCGTGCACGCCAGGATGGTGGTGCCGAAGTCCTTCAGCACCTGCACCTGTCGCTTCGTGTTGCCGCCTGAGATCGGGATGGCCGTCGCGCCGAGACGCTCGGCCCCGTAGTGCGCCCCGAGACCGCCCGTGAAGAGCCCGTACCCGTAGGCGATCTGCACAATGTCGTCGGCCGTGCCGCCGGCCGATGCGATCGTGCGCGCCATGAGGTCCGCCCAGTTGCTGATGTCTGCGGCCGTGTAGCCGACGACCGTGATCTGCCCGGTCGTTCCCGAAGACGAGTGCACCCGGACGATCTCGCTCTGCGGGACGGCGAACATGCCGTACGGATACGCCTGGCGCAGGTCGTCCTTCACCGTGAAGGGCAGATCTGCCAGACCCTCGAGGCCGCTCACGACCGGTGCGACGCCCGCTTGGTCGAACTTCGCGCGATACGTCGGCACGTTGGCATACACGCGCGCAAGCAGCGCATTGAGACGCTCGAGCTGCAAGGCCTCAAGATCCGGCCGCGCCATCGACTCCAACTCAGGCTGGAACACGAGAACTCTCCCCTCCCCACGCGCCGGTCCTCCCGACGCGACTGCTACGGCGACGTCGTTGTCGGCGTTGACGATCCGGCCGCCCCCGTGCCGACACGAACGACCTCCTCCTCTGCACGATAGACCGACTTGAAGGAGTCGGTGCGGATCTCCACACCGTTCTTCTTCACGTGCCGGACGACGACGATCGTGCGCCCGGCTACGCCCTTCTCAGCCACGACGCGGCTCCCCGCTGGGAGCGTCGGATCCGGGACCTCCTTGATCGGAGGGTTGACGATGTTCGTCCAGGCGCCCGTGTCGTACGTCACCTCGTAGCCCGAGCTGGTGCCGTACAGGGAGATCGTAACGGTTGAGTTCGTGTAGCCGGTCGCCACCAGGATCCAGTTGTCGGTGTCGTTCTTGAACTTGAAGTCCGGCCCACCCCACGAAACCGACGCGTCACGCCCCGTCGGGTAATGGCTGATGTACAGGGAGTGGTTCTTGCGCTCCACGACCGGAAGCCCCGAGAAGAACACGGTGTTGAAGATCGTCGTGCCCACCTGGCAGATGCCGCCGCCGAGCTGCGGGACCAACTCGCCGTTGACGATGGCGTTGGCCTCCTGATAGCCCTGCTCGGCGGTGCGTTCCCCGATCGTCTCGTTGAAGCTGAAGGTGCCGCCGGGTGGGACAAGCGTCCCGTCGAGGGCGTCAGCCAAGGTGTGGATGTTGTTGACACGCGGCTTGTTGGATGAGGCGTAATCCGTCGTGAACGTCGAAAGGCGCTCCACGATGCCCATGCTCTGGGCCTCGGCGGTGGTGATCTCGGGCTCCACGCGGTGCATCGTGAGCTCGGCGCGGCGCTCGCCGTCGCCTGTGAGCACGGAGGTGAGCCGAACCGCAAGGTCGTCCGCATCGGCCGCAAGGCCGTCTTCGGCCGGGATGATCGTGACCACGCCGTTCGATACGCTGAAACCGGCGTCATGACCGGGCTTGCCGACCTCGGCGACCATGGGAAGCACCGTCGCCGAAACATCCTCGGACACCACGTACGCCTCGATCATCGGAGGATTTGCGCCATCGAGTCTGCGGAAGCCGATCCACCCGCCGATGGTCTCCGGCGCGACCTCCCACACCTTCTCAGCGTAGTAGAGCGTCACGGGCGCCGAGACCATCTTGAGGGCATCCTGATACGCCTGCTCGGCGCCCTCGGCATCGATCTCGGGCGCGATCGGGCCGAGCTCGAGCGAAAGCGTCCGCTCGCTTGCGAGGAATGCGTCAAGGAGCCGTTCCCGTGCATCCGTGAAATCCACACCGATCCCGTCGGCGGGCTCGACGCGAGTGACCGAGGCGCCCTCGACCGTCACGCCCGCGTTCACCGCAGGCGTCGCGATCTCGGCGTTCATCGTGTCGATCAGCGCGCGGAGCGCCTCGTCGTCGCAGCTGAGCTCCATGGGAACGGTCACGCCGCCGAACACCGCGCGAACCCGTTCGACGAACGCGGGAGCAACATCGCCCCTGCCTACCGCATAGGCGTCGCCAGCAAGCCCCGTCGCGTCGACCGAGAGTGCAACGGTCTCAGCCACGACTTCCCACGTCGCGCCCCCGGCGGTGACCGCCACGGGTAGGGACGCTCGCTCGGACACGTACGCCGCGATAGCAGCAGTCGCCTCGTCGCGGCGCTGACCGCCGACCGCCAGCTCGCCGACGTACACCCCGGGGTGAATCCGTCCTGCCGAAGCGATCGCGTCGGCAGCGGCACCGATCACGACAACGGCAGCCAGTACAGAGACGGCGATGATCGCGATACGTGCCGGTAGCGGCAAGCGCGCGAGCCACCCGGGCATCCGCAGGCGGAAACGCGGCTGACGCGCTGTGCGTCGCGCGATTCGCGTCGTGCTCGTTTCGCTGGTCGGTTCGTTGGTCATCGGGCGCTTCCGCTTCGGGGCTCTGCCTGCAGTCCTGACAGTGGCGTTGAGCAGCAAGAAACCGGCCACTCACGAGCAGCGATGATACCGCAGCCCGAGGTCTTCCGTCACTTTGCGTTGCCCGGCCGTCACACCGCTACCCGTGTGCGATCGCCTCGTGGACGGCTTCTACATAGCGCGCCAGCGTTGCATCGGCCTGCTCCGGTGTGCTGCCCTCGGCATGCACGTAGACGACCGCCTCCGTGGCGTGCGGCAAGACGAGCGCCCAACCGTCGTCGGTCGGGACCCGCACTCCTTCCACGACCGAGCCGACCTCGCCCAGCATCGCCATCGTGCGCATCACCGCCCCCTTGCGATCGAAGGGACAGAAGACGCTCTCTTGACGCAGATTGAACGGCGGCAGCCCGGCCACCACCTCATCGAGCGTGGTCTGCTGCGAATCGAGCATACGCAGCAGCATGCCGAAGGACATCATCGCGTCGTAGGCGGCAAGGAAGTGCGGGAACACGAAGCCGCCTCGGCGAGAGCCCGCGAAGCCGATGCTTGGATTGAGGGCCGCCGTTGACAGCGCCCGACGCGAGGTGCCGGTTCGGCGCACGCCGCGCCCACATGCAGTCGCAATGGCCTCGACCGCGCTCGACGCAGTCACCGGCACGGCGACGTCGCCTCCAATGTCCTCCGGAACCTCCGAGTCGCACCACAGCGCCACCATCGCGTGAAGTGCGGTGTCGTGGTCGAGGATGGCACCGCTTCCGGTCACCAGCGTGACCCGCTCGGCGGTGGAGTCGATCGAGATGCCGAAGTCCGCCTGGAACACGTCGACCGAGTTCGCAAGCTGACCGATCTGGCTGTCCCGCTCGTCCGGCGCGACACGAGCATGCTCCGAGTCCACATATGCACGCATCGTGATGAGCTCTACCCCCCAGTTTCCCGCCGCCGACGGCAGCACGAACGAGGCCGGGCTCATCCCAAGATCGGCCACCACCTTGAACCGGCGTGTCCGGACATCGGAGCCGTTGAGCGCGGCGCTCAACCCGCTGAGGTAGTACTCGAGCGCCCGAGCCGGATAGATGATCTCACCCACATCCTCGAAGAAGGCCCGGCGAAACTCCTGCCGAAAGTAGAGCCGCTCCACCTTCTTCTCGACACCGGTGGAGATATCGATCCCGTACTCGTCGTAGAAGTGGAGCTCGACTGACTGCGGATCGTTGTCGGCCGCGCACACGTGGATTCCGCCGACGGCCCTCGTGTCTCTGGTCGTGAAGCGCGTGATCGCCGGCGAGGCCACCCGCAGGTCGCGCGCGTGACAGCCGGTCGAGTTGAGGCCCGCGACCATCGCGCGCTTCATCATGCGCGCCGCCCGGCTCGAGTCGCGGCTGATCACCACGTGTCCCCGGCTGGGCAGAAGCGTCCCATACGACTGTGCGACTCGCAGCGCAAGCTCGGGGGTGACGTCGATGTTCACGAGCCCGGAGATGCCGTCAGCACCGAACAGCGCACGCACACCGCGAGACTCCCAGATGAGCGAGGAGGTCACCATCGCGCCGGCGTCGATGCGCTTGAACGGGTACACCTGGACGTCATTGCCCACGGACGCTCCATGTCCGACGACACTCTCATCGCCGATGACCGCCCCGTTGCCGACACGCGCACCCGCACGGATGTCGACGCTTCGGCACAACACCGCGCCCTTGACCTGCGAGTGCTTGCCGACGAACGCGTCGTTCCACACGATGGTGTGGTCCGTCTCGGCATCGTTTCCGATCAGGCAGTTGTCGCCGATCACCGTGTATGAACCGAGCTTCGCGCCTGCCCGGACCGTCGTGTTCGCGCCGATGACGACCTTCGGCGAGATCTGGACCGACGGATCGATGTCCGCCCCGGGTCCCACCCAGACGTCGTCCTTCGTCCTGGCGCCCGGCACGTAGATCATCGCCTTGCCGTCGAGGATGTCGCGGTGAACCTCCACGTAGCCTTCCAGGCTGCCAACGTCGGCCCAGTAGCCGTCCACGATGCAACCGTAGAGTTCGTGGCCGTTCTTCATGAGCAGCGGGAAGAGCTCGGAGGAGAAGTCGAACGGCTTGCCCTCCGGGATGTAGTCGAAGACCAGCGGCTCGACCACGTAGATGCCGGTGTTGATGGTGTCGCTGAAGACCTGCCCCCACGAGGGCTTCTCCAGGAAACGCTCGATCTTGCCGTTGTCGTCAGTGATGACCACGCCGAACTCGAGCGGGTTGGGAACACGCTTGAGCGCGATCGTCACCGCACCGCCGTGCGCCTTGTGGAAGTCGATGACCTCGGTGAGATTGATGTCGGTGAGCGCGTCACCCGAGATCACGATGAACGTCTCCGTGAGCGCCTCGGCGGCGTTCTTCACCGACCCCGCCGTGCCCAGCGGGGTCTCCTCGATCGCGTAGCTGATGTCGATTCCCCACTCATCGCCATCGCCGAAGTAGTCCTCGATCACCTGCGGCATGAACGCGAGCGTCGCAACGACCTCGTTGATCCCGTGATGCTGCACCAGGCCGAGGATGTGCTCCATCACCGGCTGATTCACGATGGGGACCATGGGCTTCGGACGCATGCTCGTGAGCGGACGAAGGCGCGTGCCTTCCCCACCGGCCATCACAACAGCCTTCACGCCGATCTACCCCCGTCCGGCTGCGATCGCTGCATCCCGAGCTCGGAGCGCGATCACGGTGTACTGAACTGCCGCCGACAGCGACAGGGCGATGCCTACGTAGACGAACCACATACCGAGCGCCGCGGGCTCTGCCCCGAGCCCGGGAAGCCATGATGACTCGATCAGTCGGGCGCCCCCCACTTCGGGCCACCCGGCGATAAGCGAGCTGAAGCCGGTGAACAGCACCGCCGTAGTGAGCTTCCCGATGCGGGTAACCGGCAGGATGATGTGGTAGTGCTCCAGCACGTACGCGCCGTACAACAGATACACGTCCCGAAGCACGAGCACGATAGGCACCCACAGCGGGAGCACGTCGATCAGGTACAGACCCAACACGCCCGACGCCAGCAGGAGGCGATCGACCAGCGGATCGACGATCTTGCCGAACTGCGTGACCGTATTGGTCCGGCGCGCTATCTGGCCGTCGATCCAGTCGGTCGAGGCCGCGATCGCGTAAATGAAGAAGGCCGTCAGGCGTCCACGCTCGCCGTCGGCATCCACAAGCACTGTGAAGAAGAACGGGACGAGCAGCAGGCGCATGATAGTGATGAGGTTCGCCACCGAGTAGACCGTGTGGTGGACCTCCTCGACGACTGGCTGGGCATCAAGATCCTCTACCACCACTCTCTCCTCCTGAAGAAGAAGACCATCCAGACAGAGATGACGATCATCGAACCGATGATGGCCGAAAACGACCAGCCCGCCTCCGAGGGCGGCCACATCCCCTTGAGCACGTTCATCCCGTATATGCCCGAGATGAGGGTAAGGGGCATGAAGATCGTCGACACCACGGTGAGTTGCTTCATGATGCCGTTCATGCGATTGCTCTGCACCGATAGGTAGATGTCCA
This genomic interval carries:
- the gcvPA gene encoding aminomethyl-transferring glycine dehydrogenase subunit GcvPA, encoding MRFIPVTCEDQAHMLARVGVGSVDDLFADVPEDARLARPLALPEPMGEVELSAHLMSLAKANTDASDVVSFLGGGCYDHYVPAVVDAVISKPAFFTAYTPYQPEVSQGTLQAIYEYQSMICQLTGMEVANASMYDGATAFAEAALMACRVTKRQRVLVSQSVHPEWRQTLATYVEAGTVTVTEVAGADGLADVEALAAELADDVAAIMVASPTFYGTLDDLGALGELAHEAGALLVVGTNPILLGVMEPPATYGADIVVAEGQPLGSPMSYGGPGLGVFTCRQAHLRQMPGRVAGRTTDVDGKTGFVLTFSTREQHIRREKATSNICSNHALNALAAGVYLSAVGREGLRGIAEACVAKAHYLEAALVSTGRFERAFAAPFGYEFALQYRGDVAEMQRTLVARGFFAGLDLAAFSPDDAGLVLFAVTEKRTRAELDRFVGEVSAL
- the gcvH gene encoding glycine cleavage system protein GcvH; this encodes MYPKDLKYDREHEWVRIDGDVATIGISHFAQDQLGEVVYVDLPKAGDPINAGDTFGEVESVKSVSELYSPVSGEIVEVNDALDDAPETVNAEPYGDGWMIKVMLSDPAEVDGMMDADGYEAFLAEEA
- the gcvT gene encoding glycine cleavage system aminomethyltransferase GcvT, coding for MTEGTRQTPLYEEHVALGARMVDFAGWQMPVQYAGIIEEHNAVRSDVGIFDVSHMGEFRFFGTGAKPALQRIITNDLDKIDEVGSALYTMMCDDDGGIIDDLIVYHSGDAEYLIVANASNRETDWDWITSHLPDGVEAVDESDRTALIAVQGPHALSVVRELAEEGWVAPQRFELAEATLGGIGVLAARTGYTGEDGVELFCHEAQAVAVWRMLLSFPEVTPCGLGARDTLRLEMGYPLYGSDMDRGVDPVSAGLGWVVPKAKTGFIGAEAIARVREAGPENKLVGLTVSEGVPRHGYTVLHGSDAVGKVASGTFSPTLGHGIATAYVPVALAAEGTELTIEVRRKVVPAVVTRPPFVKDTSLSATRS
- a CDS encoding D-alanyl-D-alanine carboxypeptidase family protein, which codes for MGASAAESVGGVSIDADPALAAAVPAVSMPAGVLRTADGRTLWDRDAGAERAMASTTKIMTALVVLDRTELTERVTVTGGAAGVGEAEAGLVAGESYTVQQLLEAMLVRSGNDAALALAEHVAGDEDAFVALMNEKAVALGLSETAFTNPHGLDEDGHHTSAADLATLTTVAMADPRFAAIVNMLRVNVTAGGRTTTFESSNKLLGTYEGATGVKTGWTSDAGYCLVASAQRGSVSFIAVVLGTSSEDARFEQARTLLDWGFAHYAETQVAAKETTAGLVPVTDYLDRTVTAKVAEDAVVSVFDLDGEVVSRVDMIGEVEAPVVAGQRLGTLTVVQGERLLAQVPIVAAGDVPAPDAWDAAGIWFTRLWRRVFGGDLQASAVPVL
- a CDS encoding prepilin-type N-terminal cleavage/methylation domain-containing protein, encoding MTRRATALRCDQGFTLLEVIFVVLIMSILLGIAIATFVASTGAANAAACRSNQDALNQAVTIAASTGEPADELADLEPYIKNFDDKTTCPEDRTPLEFDAITGIISCPNHR
- a CDS encoding ACT domain-containing protein — translated: MVMQLTVFLENSPGRLAGLTRALGDSGVNMRALMVADTAEFGIVRIICDRPDTARRALEAAGFSVSVGNVIAVEVPDRPGGLADVLEVIGGVGANVEYAYCFVEPNGNSAIDVFRVEDVAAVTEALRRAGMRVLNEDEIYATGS
- a CDS encoding phenylacetate--CoA ligase, whose protein sequence is MARPDLEALQLERLNALLARVYANVPTYRAKFDQAGVAPVVSGLEGLADLPFTVKDDLRQAYPYGMFAVPQSEIVRVHSSSGTTGQITVVGYTAADISNWADLMARTIASAGGTADDIVQIAYGYGLFTGGLGAHYGAERLGATAIPISGGNTKRQVQVLKDFGTTILACTPSYALLIGETATEMGIDIRELPIRAGIFGAEPWSESMRTQIEEILGLKAIDIYGLSEVMGPGVAAECTEQHGLHVNEDHFIIEILDPETLRPVPDGEQGEVVFTTITKQGIPLVRYRTRDISRIVTGECACGRTFRRMERITGRTDDMLIIRGVNVYPSQIEQVLVGIPGVAPHYQVVLSKRGSMDHVEVHVEVGHDVSFDEVKTLERLRNRVAAEIASSLAVNLAVKLVEPKSIQRSEGKAKRVVDLRNEGSE
- a CDS encoding VanW family protein — protein: MTNEPTSETSTTRIARRTARQPRFRLRMPGWLARLPLPARIAIIAVSVLAAVVVIGAAADAIASAGRIHPGVYVGELAVGGQRRDEATAAIAAYVSERASLPVAVTAGGATWEVVAETVALSVDATGLAGDAYAVGRGDVAPAFVERVRAVFGGVTVPMELSCDDEALRALIDTMNAEIATPAVNAGVTVEGASVTRVEPADGIGVDFTDARERLLDAFLASERTLSLELGPIAPEIDAEGAEQAYQDALKMVSAPVTLYYAEKVWEVAPETIGGWIGFRRLDGANPPMIEAYVVSEDVSATVLPMVAEVGKPGHDAGFSVSNGVVTIIPAEDGLAADADDLAVRLTSVLTGDGERRAELTMHRVEPEITTAEAQSMGIVERLSTFTTDYASSNKPRVNNIHTLADALDGTLVPPGGTFSFNETIGERTAEQGYQEANAIVNGELVPQLGGGICQVGTTIFNTVFFSGLPVVERKNHSLYISHYPTGRDASVSWGGPDFKFKNDTDNWILVATGYTNSTVTISLYGTSSGYEVTYDTGAWTNIVNPPIKEVPDPTLPAGSRVVAEKGVAGRTIVVVRHVKKNGVEIRTDSFKSVYRAEEEVVRVGTGAAGSSTPTTTSP